One part of the Augochlora pura isolate Apur16 chromosome 3, APUR_v2.2.1, whole genome shotgun sequence genome encodes these proteins:
- the Iml1 gene encoding GATOR complex protein Iml1 isoform X3, producing the protein MKLYKLIVHQKTFSEEDLIINPKDHPDIKIGDVVEIYQPEVEFSRLLLQVTCFKEGREAISVENNIATMFQLRTFGDVYINVVNPDDVALDSVELTFKDQYLGRSEMWRLKNSLINTCVYLNKKIEFCGGTIRYQVYEMWSQGDRVACGVINNDTKVVFRSSTSMVYLFIQMSSEMWDFDIHGDLYFEKAVNGFLADLFQKWRKNGSKHGSNHEVTIVLFSRTFYNATSLEEFPNHMRECLQHDYRGRFYEDFYRVVVQNERFEDWGNVLVQLRKLFTDYQKIVLEYHQKPGDIIPKAVNSTAAQGNFLEVLNMSLNVFEKHYLDRSFDRTGQLSVVITPGVGVFEVDRELTNVTKQRIIDNGVGSDLVCVGEQPLHAVPLLKFHNKDTSVNAPDDYSMPHWINLSFYSTNKKIPYSTFIPRIKLPQRVSKQSVVENGKLQCKNKLLQEDPRDCLHNSLFDYDAYDAQVFQLPSVHTSSSLQRVTTRTKKTSVASMETHNNAHILKLLKRKMSDPDIHHPPPELHSTPIVATRSAAISIPHRTDDIACSESNGEINESRTSIKSDLTDSEISPPFRPVVGSAGSPTNTISQPTNIIRPSRALINPFDPSHVTIKLTSNRRRWTHIFPKGPTGVLIQQHHYQAVPAQMCSQSQCDVFSTVSGSPMEHPEISNANQFHDHAKIKPQKLNLSLSSSDKVGNPVYSTGNKALTLLWGATGEQEWTPALTTAIIGVDWKSLTIPACLPITTDYFPDKRSLQNDYVVSDYNLLPDDVNTDFAQQRAIYKKPLTTAEVFKELVSQRLAQGFQLIILPTTNKNQSNTPGSAVPAISTVIRGRQTESEPKEEYLLSIGRIFHKISLFDNSITVTRYRPRHPYPPFNIHYRYRFHAPHHDTYEVSWVSFTTEKLENYNWNYLDHYICTRGHTDFALVEALKYWRFRVFLLPLHNTVTKKFLEGSSRCDIYTPLNTTDQVSLMDGFLRFIELWPNKIRRQNPNKNWNPSALGGVPPRDPASHLTRRRHSTSLIVLTNQTSLVGSSPFRERLGSNRLPEKPRPRSGSKVMDRGRISPASEAVLPLSLEQQQDHFESNEDSTNMELMKIKNTASKNEILEAMKHLQSGVGFLTQHPSLPSQTFVSADAVQWLNNHIEGGVTVEGAIDIMNGMIQDKLICHASGDFSKPFILGFYLYHVVQDKENQRATDNFSPTGDLQSFENEWVEVEIKAPKSWCEPTSAASFPTISSPINIPSCDTVDESNVPPFLKDDLDLIDCVQDTEWRAPPYKHTHLDIDINNKSDRIEWGHLRYQSIYKVDHSYELVVQWVASSGSMVADLIFVWQRKAQTCGIQMVPIPSDLLALPFTLKSDPLRGPIFILLNTDCLVTNKQPLFEEFREETYAQRLFLFQEAIVQRFGFIPCLIESTENDHQYVHMTGNAFILIPSTTNTRFRPRASTNVVRRNKGQKGYPVHPDQPSPHEAYITRHVSGKNKNDYSMDRRIGFLWSWNHMVSRKWKSASTLAGDELFQKKLIQDFRHFCSNGDNRLKYFWECCWEIKEKSGTRTF; encoded by the exons ATGAAGCTTTATAAGTTGATAGTGCATCAGAAAACCTTTAGTGAAGAAGATCTTATAATTAATCCAAAAGATCATCCggatataaaaattggagATGTTGTTGAAATTTATCAACCAGAAGTTGAATTCAGTCGTCTGCTATTGCAAGTTACATGTTTTAAGGAAGGACGAGAGGCGATTAGTGTGGAGAATaatatagcaacaatgtttcaaTTAAGAACATTCGGAGATGTATACATAAATGTTGTAAATCCAGATGATGTAGCATTGGATTCTGTTGAACTTACATTTAAAGACCAATATTTGGGACGCAGTGAAATGTGGCGACTAAAAAATAGCTTG ATTAATACTTGTGTGTATCTGaacaagaaaattgaattttgtggaGGTACTATAAGGTATCAGGTGTATGAGATGTGGTCACAAGGAGATCGTGTAGCCTGTggtgttataaataatgacacTAAG GTTGTATTTCGTTCTTCAACAAGCATggtatatctatttattcaaatgagtTCAGAAATGTGGGACTTTGACATACACGGTGATCTCTACTTTGAAAAAGCAGTTAATGGTTTCTTAGCTGACTTATTCCAAAAGTGGAGAAAAAATGGTAGCAAACATGGTAGCAATCATGAAGTaacaatagttttattttcaagaacattttataatgCTACTAGTTTGGAGGAATTTCCAAATCATATGCGCGAATGTTTGCAACATGACTATAGAGGACGATTTTATGAAGATTTCTATAGGGTGGTAGTACAAAATGAACGATTTGAAGATTGGGGCAATGTATTAGTGCAATTGCGAAAATTGTTCACGgattatcaaaaaattgtattagagTATCATCAAAAGCCAGGTGATATTATACCAAAAGCAGTAAATTCAACAGCAGCACAAGGGAATTTTTTAGAAGTTTTAAATATGTCATTAAATg TGTTTGAAAAGCATTACTTAGATCGTAGTTTTGATAGAACTGGCCAGTTATCGGTAGTAATCACACCAGGTGTAGGTGTTTTTGAAGTTGATAGAGAGTTGACAAACGTAACAAAACAAAGAATTATCGATAACGGAGTCGGTAGCGACTTAGTATGCGTTGGCGAACAACCATTACATGCAGTTCCTTTATTGAAG tttcacAATAAGGATACATCTGTAAATGCACCAGATGACTATAGTATGCCACACTGGATTAATCTCAGCTTCTACtcaacaaacaaaaaaataccTTACTCGACGTTCATACCTCGTATAAAACTTCCTCAAAGGGTATCAAAACAATCAGTGGTAGAAAACGGTAAATTGCAGTGTAAAAATAAGCTTTTGCAAGAAGATCCAAGAGACTGTTTACACAATAGTTTATTCGACTATGATGCATATGATGCACAAGTTTTTCAATTGCCCTCTGTTCACACTTCCAG TAGTTTACAACGAGTTACGACTAGAACCAAAAAGACAAGTGTTGCTAGTATGGAAACGCATAATAATGCACACATattgaaacttttaaaaaggaaaatgtcTGATCCTGATATTCATCATCCACCACCTGAATTGCATTCTACTCCAATAGTTGCAACAAGAAGTGCAGCGATCTCAATACCCCATAGAACCGACGATATCGCTTGTAGTGAATCAAATGGAGAAATAAATG AATCAAGAACATCGATTAAGAGCGATTTGACAGATTCGGAAATATCGCCGCCCTTTAGGCCAGTTGTTGGTAGCGCGGGAAGTCCAACAAATACTATATCTCAACCAACAAATATCATTAGGCCTAGCAGGGCACTTATTAATCCATTTGATCCCTCCCATGTAACAATAAAGCTTACTAGTAACAGACGGAGATGGACACACATTTTTCCCAAAG GTCCAACAGGCGTGCTAATACAACAACACCATTACCAAGCCGTGCCAGCACAAATGTGTTCACAGTCACAATGCGATGTATTCTCTACTGTAAGTGGATCACCCATGGAGCATCCTGAGATCTCCAATGCAAATCAATTCCATGATc ATGCTAAAATTAAACCACAAAAACTGAATCTGTCTTTATCAAGCAGTGATAAAGTGGGAAACCCAGTATATTCCACAGGAAATAAAGCGTTAACATTGTTATGGGGTGCCACTGGTGAACAGGAGTGGACACCAGCACTAACTACAG CAATCATAG gtgTTGATTGGAAATCATTGACAATTCCAGCTTGTTTACCTATTACCACAGATTATTTCCCAGATAAAAGGAGTTTACAAAATGATTATGTTGTCTCAGATTATAATCTCCTGCCAGATGATGTTAATACTGATTTTGCACAGCAACGGGCGATATATAAAAAACCTTTAACAACTGCAGAAGTATTTAAAGAACTTGTGTCACAACGATTAGCGCAG GGTTTCCAATTGATTATCTTACCAACaactaataaaaatcagaGCAATACACCTGGTAGTGCAGTTCCAGCAATAAGTACCGTAATACGCGGTCGACAAACTGAATCAGAGCCCAAGGAAGAATACTTATTAAGTATTGGTAggattttccataaaatatctttatttgaTAATAGTATAACTGTAACGAGATATCGACCAAG GCACCCCTACCCaccatttaatattcattatcgTTATCGATTTCATGCACCCCATCACGATACATATGAAGTATCATGGGTGTCTTTTACAACAGAAAAActggaaaattataattggaaTTATTTGGATCATTATATTTGTACAAGGGGCCATACAGATTTTGCCTTAGTGGAg gCTCTTAAATATTGGAGATTTCGTGTATTTCTACTGCCATTACATAATACAGTGACCAAAAAATTTTTGGAAGGATCCTCGAGATGTGATATATACACACCTCTCAATACCACAGATCAAGTTTCTCTAATGGATGGGTTTCTGCGATTCATTGAACTGTGGCCGAACAAAATACGTCGTCAAAATCCCAACAAAAACTGG AACCCTTCGGCTCTAGGTGGTGTTCCCCCAAGAGATCCTGCCTCTCATTTGACCAGACGCAGGCACAGCACGAGCCTGATAGTCCTCACTAACCAG ACCAGTCTAGTTGGCAGCTCTCCCTTCAGGGAGCGACTTGGAAGCAATCGTCTACCAGAGAAACCAAGACCAAG GTCGGGATCTAAAGTAATGGACAGAGGTCGAATCTCACCAGCTAGTGAAGCTGTATTACCACTTTCGCTTGAACAGCAACAAGACCATTTTGAATCTAATGAAGACAG TACAAACATGGAATTGATGAAGATAAAAAACACTGCGTCAAAGAACGAAATTCTGGAAGCAATGAAACATTTGCAATCTGGTGTAGGGTTCCTTACTCAACATCCATCACTACCAAGTCAAACATTTGTTAGCGCTGACGCTGTGCAATGGTTGAATAATCACATAGAAGGAGGAGTAACAGTGGAAGGAGCTATTGACATCATGAAT GGCATGATTCAAGATAAGTTGATTTGCCATGCTTCTGGTGATTTTTCTAAACCGTTCATTTTAGGATTTTATCTGTACCATGTGGTACAAGATAAGGAAAATCAAAGAG CAACAGATAATTTTTCACCTACTGGTGACTTACAAAGCTTTGAAAACGAATGGGTAGAAGTGGAAATAAAAGCACCGAAAAGCTGGTGTGAACCCACTTCTGCAGCATCTTTTCCAACGATATCTTCACCGATAAATATACCTAGCTGTGATACAGTTGACGAGTCAAATGTACCGCCGTTCCTCAAAGACGATTTAGACTTGATAGATTGTGTGCAGGATACAGAATGGAGAG CTCCACCGTACAAACACACTCATTTAGatatcgatataaataataaaagtgacAGAATTGAATGGGGACATTTGAGATACCAGTCCATATATAAAGTGGATCATTCTTATGAACTCGTGGTACAATGGGTAGCTTCATCCGGCAGTATGGTCGCTGATCTT ATTTTCGTGTGGCAACGGAAGGCTCAAACATGCGGGATTCAAATGGTCCCTATTCCCAGTGATCTACTAGCTCTACCATTCACTTTGAAAAGCGATCCTCTAAGAGGGCCTATATTTATACTACTCAATACAGACTGTCTCGTAACAAATAAACAACCACTTTTTGAAG AATTTCGAGAAGAGACCTACGCGCAACGACTATTTCTGTTCCAAGAAGCAATTGTACAGAGATTTGGCTTTATCCCGTGCCTCATAGAAAGTACAGAAAATGATCATCAATATGTGCATATGACTGGCAACGCATTTATACTTATTCCATCTACAACAAACACGAGGTTTCGTCCCAGAGCGTCTACGAATGTCGTGAGACGAAATAAAGGACAAAAAGGATATCCGGTTCATCCTGATCAACCTAGTCCTCACGAGGCTTATATTACAAGACATGTTAgcgggaaaaataaaaatgattacagcATGGATAGAAGA ATTGGATTTCTTTGGTCATGGAATCATATGGTTAGTCGAAAATGGAAGTCAGCATCGACACTAGCTGGcgatgaattatttcagaagaaACTTATTCAAgactttagacatttttgttcGAATGGAGATAACAGACTGAAGTACTTCTGGGAATGTTGTTGggaaatcaaagaaaaatcagGCACACGAACATTTTAA
- the Iml1 gene encoding GATOR complex protein Iml1 isoform X6, producing the protein MKLYKLIVHQKTFSEEDLIINPKDHPDIKIGDVVEIYQPEVEFSRLLLQVTCFKEGREAISVENNIATMFQLRTFGDVYINVVNPDDVALDSVELTFKDQYLGRSEMWRLKNSLINTCVYLNKKIEFCGGTIRYQVYEMWSQGDRVACGVINNDTKVVFRSSTSMVYLFIQMSSEMWDFDIHGDLYFEKAVNGFLADLFQKWRKNGSKHGSNHEVTIVLFSRTFYNATSLEEFPNHMRECLQHDYRGRFYEDFYRVVVQNERFEDWGNVLVQLRKLFTDYQKIVLEYHQKPGDIIPKAVNSTAAQGNFLEVLNMSLNVFEKHYLDRSFDRTGQLSVVITPGVGVFEVDRELTNVTKQRIIDNGVGSDLVCVGEQPLHAVPLLKFHNKDTSVNAPDDYSMPHWINLSFYSTNKKIPYSTFIPRIKLPQRVSKQSVVENGKLQCKNKLLQEDPRDCLHNSLFDYDAYDAQVFQLPSVHTSSSLQRVTTRTKKTSVASMETHNNAHILKLLKRKMSDPDIHHPPPELHSTPIVATRSAAISIPHRTDDIACSESNGEINVESRTSIKSDLTDSEISPPFRPVVGSAGSPTNTISQPTNIIRPSRALINPFDPSHVTIKLTSNRRRWTHIFPKGPTGVLIQQHHYQAVPAQMCSQSQCDVFSTVSGSPMEHPEISNANQFHDHAKIKPQKLNLSLSSSDKVGNPVYSTGNKALTLLWGATGEQEWTPALTTAIIGVDWKSLTIPACLPITTDYFPDKRSLQNDYVVSDYNLLPDDVNTDFAQQRAIYKKPLTTAEVFKELVSQRLAQGFQLIILPTTNKNQSNTPGSAVPAISTVIRGRQTESEPKEEYLLSIGRIFHKISLFDNSITVTRYRPRHPYPPFNIHYRYRFHAPHHDTYEVSWVSFTTEKLENYNWNYLDHYICTRGHTDFALVEALKYWRFRVFLLPLHNTVTKKFLEGSSRCDIYTPLNTTDQVSLMDGFLRFIELWPNKIRRQNPNKNWERHVVNTAATARTCLDTPRHVPNRSGSKVMDRGRISPASEAVLPLSLEQQQDHFESNEDSTNMELMKIKNTASKNEILEAMKHLQSGVGFLTQHPSLPSQTFVSADAVQWLNNHIEGGVTVEGAIDIMNGMIQDKLICHASGDFSKPFILGFYLYHVVQDKENQRATDNFSPTGDLQSFENEWVEVEIKAPKSWCEPTSAASFPTISSPINIPSCDTVDESNVPPFLKDDLDLIDCVQDTEWRAPPYKHTHLDIDINNKSDRIEWGHLRYQSIYKVDHSYELVVQWVASSGSMVADLIFVWQRKAQTCGIQMVPIPSDLLALPFTLKSDPLRGPIFILLNTDCLVTNKQPLFEEFREETYAQRLFLFQEAIVQRFGFIPCLIESTENDHQYVHMTGNAFILIPSTTNTRFRPRASTNVVRRNKGQKGYPVHPDQPSPHEAYITRHVSGKNKNDYSMDRRIGFLWSWNHMVSRKWKSASTLAGDELFQKKLIQDFRHFCSNGDNRLKYFWECCWEIKEKSGTRTF; encoded by the exons ATGAAGCTTTATAAGTTGATAGTGCATCAGAAAACCTTTAGTGAAGAAGATCTTATAATTAATCCAAAAGATCATCCggatataaaaattggagATGTTGTTGAAATTTATCAACCAGAAGTTGAATTCAGTCGTCTGCTATTGCAAGTTACATGTTTTAAGGAAGGACGAGAGGCGATTAGTGTGGAGAATaatatagcaacaatgtttcaaTTAAGAACATTCGGAGATGTATACATAAATGTTGTAAATCCAGATGATGTAGCATTGGATTCTGTTGAACTTACATTTAAAGACCAATATTTGGGACGCAGTGAAATGTGGCGACTAAAAAATAGCTTG ATTAATACTTGTGTGTATCTGaacaagaaaattgaattttgtggaGGTACTATAAGGTATCAGGTGTATGAGATGTGGTCACAAGGAGATCGTGTAGCCTGTggtgttataaataatgacacTAAG GTTGTATTTCGTTCTTCAACAAGCATggtatatctatttattcaaatgagtTCAGAAATGTGGGACTTTGACATACACGGTGATCTCTACTTTGAAAAAGCAGTTAATGGTTTCTTAGCTGACTTATTCCAAAAGTGGAGAAAAAATGGTAGCAAACATGGTAGCAATCATGAAGTaacaatagttttattttcaagaacattttataatgCTACTAGTTTGGAGGAATTTCCAAATCATATGCGCGAATGTTTGCAACATGACTATAGAGGACGATTTTATGAAGATTTCTATAGGGTGGTAGTACAAAATGAACGATTTGAAGATTGGGGCAATGTATTAGTGCAATTGCGAAAATTGTTCACGgattatcaaaaaattgtattagagTATCATCAAAAGCCAGGTGATATTATACCAAAAGCAGTAAATTCAACAGCAGCACAAGGGAATTTTTTAGAAGTTTTAAATATGTCATTAAATg TGTTTGAAAAGCATTACTTAGATCGTAGTTTTGATAGAACTGGCCAGTTATCGGTAGTAATCACACCAGGTGTAGGTGTTTTTGAAGTTGATAGAGAGTTGACAAACGTAACAAAACAAAGAATTATCGATAACGGAGTCGGTAGCGACTTAGTATGCGTTGGCGAACAACCATTACATGCAGTTCCTTTATTGAAG tttcacAATAAGGATACATCTGTAAATGCACCAGATGACTATAGTATGCCACACTGGATTAATCTCAGCTTCTACtcaacaaacaaaaaaataccTTACTCGACGTTCATACCTCGTATAAAACTTCCTCAAAGGGTATCAAAACAATCAGTGGTAGAAAACGGTAAATTGCAGTGTAAAAATAAGCTTTTGCAAGAAGATCCAAGAGACTGTTTACACAATAGTTTATTCGACTATGATGCATATGATGCACAAGTTTTTCAATTGCCCTCTGTTCACACTTCCAG TAGTTTACAACGAGTTACGACTAGAACCAAAAAGACAAGTGTTGCTAGTATGGAAACGCATAATAATGCACACATattgaaacttttaaaaaggaaaatgtcTGATCCTGATATTCATCATCCACCACCTGAATTGCATTCTACTCCAATAGTTGCAACAAGAAGTGCAGCGATCTCAATACCCCATAGAACCGACGATATCGCTTGTAGTGAATCAAATGGAGAAATAAATG TAGAATCAAGAACATCGATTAAGAGCGATTTGACAGATTCGGAAATATCGCCGCCCTTTAGGCCAGTTGTTGGTAGCGCGGGAAGTCCAACAAATACTATATCTCAACCAACAAATATCATTAGGCCTAGCAGGGCACTTATTAATCCATTTGATCCCTCCCATGTAACAATAAAGCTTACTAGTAACAGACGGAGATGGACACACATTTTTCCCAAAG GTCCAACAGGCGTGCTAATACAACAACACCATTACCAAGCCGTGCCAGCACAAATGTGTTCACAGTCACAATGCGATGTATTCTCTACTGTAAGTGGATCACCCATGGAGCATCCTGAGATCTCCAATGCAAATCAATTCCATGATc ATGCTAAAATTAAACCACAAAAACTGAATCTGTCTTTATCAAGCAGTGATAAAGTGGGAAACCCAGTATATTCCACAGGAAATAAAGCGTTAACATTGTTATGGGGTGCCACTGGTGAACAGGAGTGGACACCAGCACTAACTACAG CAATCATAG gtgTTGATTGGAAATCATTGACAATTCCAGCTTGTTTACCTATTACCACAGATTATTTCCCAGATAAAAGGAGTTTACAAAATGATTATGTTGTCTCAGATTATAATCTCCTGCCAGATGATGTTAATACTGATTTTGCACAGCAACGGGCGATATATAAAAAACCTTTAACAACTGCAGAAGTATTTAAAGAACTTGTGTCACAACGATTAGCGCAG GGTTTCCAATTGATTATCTTACCAACaactaataaaaatcagaGCAATACACCTGGTAGTGCAGTTCCAGCAATAAGTACCGTAATACGCGGTCGACAAACTGAATCAGAGCCCAAGGAAGAATACTTATTAAGTATTGGTAggattttccataaaatatctttatttgaTAATAGTATAACTGTAACGAGATATCGACCAAG GCACCCCTACCCaccatttaatattcattatcgTTATCGATTTCATGCACCCCATCACGATACATATGAAGTATCATGGGTGTCTTTTACAACAGAAAAActggaaaattataattggaaTTATTTGGATCATTATATTTGTACAAGGGGCCATACAGATTTTGCCTTAGTGGAg gCTCTTAAATATTGGAGATTTCGTGTATTTCTACTGCCATTACATAATACAGTGACCAAAAAATTTTTGGAAGGATCCTCGAGATGTGATATATACACACCTCTCAATACCACAGATCAAGTTTCTCTAATGGATGGGTTTCTGCGATTCATTGAACTGTGGCCGAACAAAATACGTCGTCAAAATCCCAACAAAAACTGG GAGAGGCATGTAGTGAATACCGCTGCGACTGCCCGCACGTGCCTCGACACTCCTCGCCACGTGCCAAACAG GTCGGGATCTAAAGTAATGGACAGAGGTCGAATCTCACCAGCTAGTGAAGCTGTATTACCACTTTCGCTTGAACAGCAACAAGACCATTTTGAATCTAATGAAGACAG TACAAACATGGAATTGATGAAGATAAAAAACACTGCGTCAAAGAACGAAATTCTGGAAGCAATGAAACATTTGCAATCTGGTGTAGGGTTCCTTACTCAACATCCATCACTACCAAGTCAAACATTTGTTAGCGCTGACGCTGTGCAATGGTTGAATAATCACATAGAAGGAGGAGTAACAGTGGAAGGAGCTATTGACATCATGAAT GGCATGATTCAAGATAAGTTGATTTGCCATGCTTCTGGTGATTTTTCTAAACCGTTCATTTTAGGATTTTATCTGTACCATGTGGTACAAGATAAGGAAAATCAAAGAG CAACAGATAATTTTTCACCTACTGGTGACTTACAAAGCTTTGAAAACGAATGGGTAGAAGTGGAAATAAAAGCACCGAAAAGCTGGTGTGAACCCACTTCTGCAGCATCTTTTCCAACGATATCTTCACCGATAAATATACCTAGCTGTGATACAGTTGACGAGTCAAATGTACCGCCGTTCCTCAAAGACGATTTAGACTTGATAGATTGTGTGCAGGATACAGAATGGAGAG CTCCACCGTACAAACACACTCATTTAGatatcgatataaataataaaagtgacAGAATTGAATGGGGACATTTGAGATACCAGTCCATATATAAAGTGGATCATTCTTATGAACTCGTGGTACAATGGGTAGCTTCATCCGGCAGTATGGTCGCTGATCTT ATTTTCGTGTGGCAACGGAAGGCTCAAACATGCGGGATTCAAATGGTCCCTATTCCCAGTGATCTACTAGCTCTACCATTCACTTTGAAAAGCGATCCTCTAAGAGGGCCTATATTTATACTACTCAATACAGACTGTCTCGTAACAAATAAACAACCACTTTTTGAAG AATTTCGAGAAGAGACCTACGCGCAACGACTATTTCTGTTCCAAGAAGCAATTGTACAGAGATTTGGCTTTATCCCGTGCCTCATAGAAAGTACAGAAAATGATCATCAATATGTGCATATGACTGGCAACGCATTTATACTTATTCCATCTACAACAAACACGAGGTTTCGTCCCAGAGCGTCTACGAATGTCGTGAGACGAAATAAAGGACAAAAAGGATATCCGGTTCATCCTGATCAACCTAGTCCTCACGAGGCTTATATTACAAGACATGTTAgcgggaaaaataaaaatgattacagcATGGATAGAAGA ATTGGATTTCTTTGGTCATGGAATCATATGGTTAGTCGAAAATGGAAGTCAGCATCGACACTAGCTGGcgatgaattatttcagaagaaACTTATTCAAgactttagacatttttgttcGAATGGAGATAACAGACTGAAGTACTTCTGGGAATGTTGTTGggaaatcaaagaaaaatcagGCACACGAACATTTTAA